AATTCTATTGCTATCGGGTTTGTTTATTAGATTTAGCTGATTTGTTTGGGCGTTTTTTAAAGGGTGGTGGCTTAGGTGCACCCGGTTTGCAGCGTTCATTAATTTTGCGCCACAATTTTGTAAGTTGTTTGGTTATTTCTTCATTAGACTGCTCATCAATGCCACTTTTTACCATAAGCACAATATCAATATTATCGATGGTGTGTTGATTTAAACGAAAACTTTCGCGAGCGAGTCGTTTAATACGGTTACGTTGGCATGCCTTTTTTACACGTTTTTTAGCAACAGTGAGTCCTAACCTAGGTTTATCTTGGTCATTGGGTTTTGCTAAAAGAGTAAATAAAGGAGTTGCAGCCCGAGCGGGTTCATTAAATATGCGAGAGTAATGCGAGGGAGTTAACAGACGTAACTCCCTGCCAAAGCTAA
The genomic region above belongs to Pseudoalteromonas sp. MM1 and contains:
- the rnpA gene encoding ribonuclease P protein component, with the protein product MEDFSFGRELRLLTPSHYSRIFNEPARAATPLFTLLAKPNDQDKPRLGLTVAKKRVKKACQRNRIKRLARESFRLNQHTIDNIDIVLMVKSGIDEQSNEEITKQLTKLWRKINERCKPGAPKPPPFKKRPNKSAKSNKQTR